A section of the Pseudanabaena mucicola str. Chao 1806 genome encodes:
- a CDS encoding DUF559 domain-containing protein: MDRGRGGADGGEKLSTNLFGWGLMTEFSLDGVEHRVSSSLVPIGDKLPNFIEVPTSKLLDIFVDLYQKPDLDRSKLRRKVNEWLYRRTKPNFYVELHEYLHLTYIGQPNGSGSQHLWRLFFDDRIKQKIETITKSSSLVVGGDQPTQNQSTNADVNPPMEWGGMYFRSGVEIKIAEQLDKRGVLFFANARGRISGNGSPISDMTMTGRLEVDFLVFHKGKCISLEVDGKHHQQQSNTQRDYVRDRVLLREGIATARFTASDCRKDAEAVVTEFLNLF, from the coding sequence ATGGACAGAGGCAGAGGCGGCGCAGATGGCGGAGAAAAATTATCGACAAACTTATTTGGCTGGGGATTGATGACAGAATTTAGCCTTGATGGTGTTGAACATAGAGTTAGTTCTAGCCTAGTTCCCATAGGTGACAAGCTCCCCAATTTCATAGAAGTTCCAACCAGTAAGCTTCTAGACATATTTGTAGACCTGTATCAAAAACCAGATTTAGATCGTTCTAAGTTAAGGAGAAAGGTCAATGAATGGTTATATCGTCGGACTAAGCCAAATTTCTATGTCGAGTTGCATGAATATCTGCACCTAACCTATATCGGTCAACCTAATGGCTCAGGCAGTCAGCACTTATGGCGATTATTCTTTGACGATCGCATTAAGCAAAAAATTGAAACGATTACCAAATCATCATCGCTAGTTGTGGGAGGAGATCAACCCACACAAAATCAAAGTACCAATGCCGATGTTAACCCACCGATGGAATGGGGAGGGATGTATTTTCGTTCTGGTGTCGAAATCAAGATTGCGGAGCAGTTGGACAAACGAGGGGTATTATTTTTTGCCAATGCCAGAGGTCGAATTAGTGGCAATGGTTCACCTATATCGGATATGACGATGACGGGTAGATTAGAGGTAGACTTTTTGGTATTTCACAAAGGTAAGTGCATATCCCTAGAGGTAGATGGTAAACACCATCAACAGCAAAGCAATACCCAACGGGACTATGTACGCGATCGCGTGCTATTGCGTGAGGGCATTGCGACTGCAAGATTTACGGCTAGTGATTGTCGTAAGGATGCCGAAGCTGTGGTAACTGAATTTTTGAATTTGTTTTAA
- a CDS encoding Rho termination factor N-terminal domain-containing protein, whose amino-acid sequence MTNSIQLMYLWLHEISVPEPTDAPQFLVDVVSETLKKSGGKNWIPVIVKEVSNGEYVVVANSFIYAAAENAELEKVWCVIVDNDESAEYLTKVLAREIVPKLDLATASYEQIQGALEYISEKPNSALKGFKLLVAVNRIAEAPRHNWKSLDELTKLKCGITKGKKLDALKEVFTLNVKSVKATVDVNEPKPTKSLDSLSLTELKAMAKEKKLKGYSKKTKAELIDLLS is encoded by the coding sequence ATGACTAACTCAATCCAATTAATGTATTTGTGGCTACATGAGATTTCTGTTCCAGAACCCACCGATGCCCCTCAATTCCTAGTCGATGTTGTTTCTGAAACCCTCAAAAAGTCTGGTGGTAAAAACTGGATTCCTGTAATCGTGAAGGAAGTCAGTAATGGAGAGTATGTGGTTGTAGCCAACTCCTTTATCTATGCAGCAGCAGAAAATGCAGAGCTAGAAAAAGTTTGGTGTGTCATTGTTGACAATGATGAAAGTGCAGAATATCTGACTAAAGTATTAGCTAGAGAGATTGTTCCCAAACTAGACCTTGCTACTGCTTCCTATGAGCAGATCCAAGGAGCTTTAGAGTATATCTCTGAGAAGCCGAATAGTGCTTTAAAAGGCTTTAAGTTATTAGTTGCCGTCAACCGTATTGCCGAAGCACCACGACACAATTGGAAAAGTCTTGATGAGTTGACTAAGCTTAAATGTGGCATTACCAAGGGCAAAAAGTTGGATGCGCTCAAAGAAGTATTTACTCTCAATGTCAAGAGTGTAAAAGCAACTGTTGATGTCAATGAACCTAAGCCAACTAAGTCTCTTGATTCTTTGAGCCTCACCGAACTTAAAGCTATGGCTAAAGAGAAAAAGCTCAAAGGTTATAGCAAAAAAACTAAGGCTGAATTGATTGATTTACTGAGTTAG
- a CDS encoding ParA family protein, which produces MTISPLLQSWKDLPTEAQESVVTTNFVVAQLFDALGFNQRERVPQFQTSPAGKAADFAARHNVEGDIFLETKSNPYLLLELKGRDINLAPPSAQYFSTVRQLHGYLISQNCYSAQWGLMTNSKHWQLFRKHGKVVFPVTECLATDETNLDKTVSLIRHKIENPSKALVVAVYNNKGGVGKTTTTINLASILNLLGKKVLVIDFDPNQRDLTQYLQCPAKPVTLYKCLDDRRLEPGQAVHEFRLKTKQGQVFGFDVLPADDDLAKSDSNSGIHRSVDKKRLGKLIDEYFRDKYDYILIDAPPNWQYFSQSAVYAADVVFTPIQHNNFLSIKNAAQAISQLIPQIRRERKNGSPKVLPVFFNGERMTDPQREAAIQLIDKLIEKTKKEEKFDLTHYFYPRYYWHPAKKDKHIFTMPSFAAIASAGFSNIPAVYANKTAREYYQALAKEYFI; this is translated from the coding sequence ATGACGATATCACCGTTACTTCAATCATGGAAAGATTTACCAACAGAAGCGCAAGAGTCTGTTGTTACTACAAATTTTGTAGTAGCCCAGTTATTTGATGCGTTGGGATTTAATCAACGGGAGAGAGTTCCGCAATTTCAGACTAGCCCTGCTGGTAAAGCTGCCGATTTTGCCGCGAGACACAATGTTGAAGGCGACATTTTTCTGGAAACTAAATCCAATCCCTATCTGCTCTTAGAACTAAAGGGAAGAGATATAAATTTAGCGCCTCCGTCTGCTCAATACTTTTCGACAGTCAGGCAATTGCACGGCTATCTAATTTCTCAGAACTGCTATAGCGCACAGTGGGGACTAATGACGAATAGCAAGCACTGGCAACTATTTCGCAAACATGGCAAGGTAGTTTTTCCTGTCACAGAATGCTTAGCAACCGATGAGACTAATTTAGACAAAACAGTTAGCCTGATTCGGCACAAGATCGAAAATCCATCAAAAGCTTTGGTTGTAGCGGTTTATAACAACAAAGGGGGCGTTGGTAAAACCACCACCACCATCAATCTAGCCAGTATTCTGAATTTACTTGGCAAAAAGGTTTTAGTGATTGACTTTGACCCTAATCAACGGGATCTCACTCAATATTTGCAGTGTCCTGCTAAGCCAGTAACTTTATACAAATGCTTAGACGATCGCCGCCTCGAACCAGGACAAGCAGTTCATGAGTTTCGATTAAAAACTAAGCAAGGACAAGTGTTTGGTTTTGACGTATTACCTGCTGATGACGACCTAGCTAAATCTGATAGCAATTCAGGTATTCACAGAAGTGTAGATAAAAAACGGCTTGGTAAATTGATTGATGAGTATTTTCGCGACAAATACGACTACATCCTGATCGATGCCCCTCCCAATTGGCAATACTTTAGCCAGAGTGCTGTCTATGCTGCTGATGTGGTATTTACCCCGATTCAGCACAATAACTTTCTGTCTATCAAAAATGCCGCCCAAGCCATTTCCCAGTTAATTCCCCAGATTAGGCGAGAACGCAAGAATGGTAGTCCTAAAGTGCTACCTGTCTTTTTCAATGGTGAACGGATGACTGACCCCCAACGGGAAGCTGCTATACAGTTGATTGACAAGTTAATTGAAAAGACTAAAAAAGAAGAAAAGTTTGACTTAACTCACTACTTCTATCCCCGTTACTATTGGCATCCAGCCAAAAAGGATAAGCATATATTTACGATGCCGAGCTTTGCAGCGATCGCTAGTGCAGGATTTTCCAATATTCCTGCTGTCTATGCCAATAAAACCGCCAGAGAATATTATCAAGCTTTAGCTAAGGAGTACTTCATCTAA
- the cas2 gene encoding CRISPR-associated endonuclease Cas2: MAETKNWYLICYDIRNPKRWRKAYKLLQGYGDRVQFSIFRCALNIRDREKLRWELEKILTTEDSLLLAGMCDRCVSRMISCNRSESWATTCDHHRIF, translated from the coding sequence GTGGCTGAAACGAAGAACTGGTATTTAATCTGCTATGACATTCGTAATCCAAAGCGATGGCGTAAGGCTTATAAGCTTTTGCAAGGCTATGGCGATCGCGTGCAGTTTTCGATTTTTCGCTGTGCGTTGAATATACGCGATCGCGAAAAATTGAGATGGGAGTTAGAAAAAATCCTGACGACTGAGGATAGTTTGCTTTTGGCGGGGATGTGCGATCGCTGTGTGTCAAGGATGATTTCTTGCAATCGTTCTGAGTCTTGGGCAACGACCTGCGATCATCATCGAATTTTTTAG
- a CDS encoding type I-MYXAN CRISPR-associated endonuclease Cas4/Cas1, which yields MYVPDIDIVENIPSDTAQDSIRVSALHALAYCERLFYLEEVEELYTQDAAVFAGRRLHAELEKQEDEDWDELFLESAELGLRGKVDALRTRNGQTIPYEHKRGKAARDKNKQPQAWESDRLQILAYAYLLEMALGISIQEGRIRYHADNVLVHVPLNDEGRKLVHDAIARSKYLRASPCRPPVTDNERLCGRCSLSPVCLPEEARLAHDREWQPVRLFPKDDEREVIHVLEAGTSVGKKGEQIKIVKRDRSDEIVPAKQIGQLVLHSFSQISTQALHLCVAQDIGVHFVSGGGRYVGSFDPRNGSIQRRIRQYAALSNPDKCLDLAKKLVTCRGKGQRKFLMRGQRGLEQIPEDLEKAIKQMQIVLKQIPDVNSIPSLLGLEGNLAALYFGALPKLLGDDVPIEMKFSDRNRRPPKDRFNALLGFGYALLLKDVMSAILSVGLEPALGFYHQPRTQAPPLSLDLIEIFRVPLVDMSIVGSINRGQWHIQEDFEVRGGQVWLSDSGRRKFIDIYEKRKQESWKHPVLGYSLTYRRLIELEVRLLEKEWNGEEGLFAQLVLR from the coding sequence ATGTACGTGCCCGATATTGACATCGTAGAAAATATTCCATCAGATACCGCACAAGATTCGATCCGTGTTTCGGCTCTCCATGCACTAGCCTACTGCGAACGACTGTTTTATCTTGAAGAAGTTGAAGAACTCTATACCCAAGATGCAGCAGTCTTTGCAGGGCGACGGCTCCATGCTGAACTTGAGAAGCAAGAAGATGAAGATTGGGATGAACTTTTTTTAGAAAGTGCGGAACTAGGTTTGCGTGGCAAGGTTGATGCTCTGCGTACCCGCAACGGTCAGACAATCCCATATGAACATAAGAGAGGTAAAGCGGCGCGAGATAAAAACAAGCAACCACAAGCATGGGAAAGCGATCGCTTGCAGATTCTCGCCTATGCCTATCTACTTGAGATGGCTTTAGGGATTTCTATTCAAGAAGGGCGGATTCGTTACCATGCAGACAATGTTTTAGTTCATGTGCCTCTTAATGATGAAGGTCGTAAACTTGTCCATGATGCGATCGCAAGATCGAAATATTTACGGGCTTCACCTTGCCGACCACCAGTTACCGATAATGAAAGGCTTTGTGGGCGATGCTCTCTTTCACCTGTATGCCTGCCTGAAGAAGCTAGATTGGCACATGATCGCGAATGGCAACCAGTGAGGCTATTCCCCAAAGATGACGAACGAGAGGTGATTCATGTACTTGAAGCTGGTACGAGTGTTGGCAAGAAAGGCGAACAAATTAAAATCGTAAAACGCGATCGGTCCGATGAAATTGTTCCTGCCAAGCAAATAGGACAGTTGGTTTTACATAGCTTCTCACAAATTTCAACTCAAGCTCTACATCTTTGTGTTGCCCAAGATATAGGAGTGCATTTCGTGTCTGGAGGTGGGCGCTATGTAGGCAGTTTTGATCCTCGTAATGGCAGTATCCAAAGACGTATTCGCCAATATGCAGCTTTGAGTAACCCTGATAAATGTCTGGATTTGGCAAAAAAACTTGTGACCTGTCGAGGCAAAGGACAGCGCAAATTTTTGATGCGTGGTCAACGTGGTCTAGAGCAAATTCCAGAGGATCTTGAAAAGGCAATTAAACAAATGCAAATTGTTCTAAAGCAAATTCCAGATGTAAATTCTATTCCTTCTCTTTTAGGATTAGAAGGCAATTTAGCAGCTTTGTATTTTGGGGCTTTGCCTAAACTTTTGGGTGATGATGTACCTATCGAAATGAAGTTTAGCGATCGCAATCGTCGTCCACCTAAAGACCGTTTTAATGCATTGTTGGGATTCGGGTATGCACTTTTATTAAAAGATGTCATGAGCGCAATTCTATCAGTGGGTCTAGAGCCAGCCCTTGGTTTTTATCATCAGCCCAGAACACAAGCTCCTCCTCTATCGTTAGATTTAATTGAAATTTTTCGTGTGCCTTTGGTTGATATGTCCATCGTTGGCTCGATTAATCGTGGTCAATGGCATATTCAAGAAGATTTTGAGGTGCGCGGAGGTCAAGTATGGCTTAGTGATTCGGGGCGACGTAAGTTTATCGATATCTATGAGAAGCGCAAACAGGAGAGCTGGAAACATCCTGTTTTGGGCTATTCACTAACCTATCGCCGCTTGATTGAGTTGGAAGTACGCCTGTTAGAGAAAGAATGGAATGGAGAAGAAGGACTATTTGCTCAATTGGTGTTGAGGTAA
- the cas5 gene encoding type I-MYXAN CRISPR-associated protein Cas5/Cmx5/DevS, with product MNCMWLRVRAPFAAYRAFQAGVYRTTMPIMPPSAALGLVLNLAGIEMRTGLDKPTTQIRSDIPHLQLAIGAVDGSDSEVCTLYQQLHSYPVGNSGKDTLKPLAKGAKFWITPVRRELLVGLDIIIGIQEFEGLFDRIRQGLRGELNAQRYGMPFAGDNNFLFDRIDIIDSPPLTHWYEKMAVDSAPRKKSQRLTVGIDRLDNSKTTSHLFAPTSEPSVEPPSNAWIWTPKKPN from the coding sequence ATGAATTGTATGTGGTTGCGCGTTCGTGCGCCTTTTGCTGCCTATCGTGCTTTTCAAGCTGGTGTGTATCGAACAACGATGCCGATCATGCCGCCATCGGCAGCTTTAGGATTGGTGTTAAATCTGGCTGGAATTGAGATGAGAACGGGGTTAGACAAACCAACGACTCAGATTCGTTCGGATATTCCTCATTTACAGTTAGCGATCGGTGCCGTGGATGGCTCAGATAGTGAGGTATGTACGCTCTATCAACAGCTTCATAGTTATCCTGTGGGAAATTCTGGCAAGGATACCTTGAAGCCTTTAGCCAAAGGCGCTAAATTTTGGATTACGCCTGTGCGAAGAGAGTTGTTGGTTGGACTGGACATAATTATTGGTATTCAGGAATTTGAAGGTCTGTTCGATCGCATTCGTCAAGGTTTGCGAGGTGAGTTAAATGCTCAACGCTATGGAATGCCTTTTGCTGGTGACAATAACTTTCTATTCGATCGCATTGACATCATCGACAGTCCACCGCTAACTCATTGGTATGAAAAGATGGCAGTTGATTCAGCACCAAGAAAGAAATCGCAAAGGTTGACAGTCGGTATCGACCGTCTTGATAACAGTAAAACGACGAGTCATTTATTTGCTCCAACGAGCGAACCATCTGTCGAACCGCCAAGCAATGCTTGGATCTGGACACCAAAAAAACCTAACTAG
- the cmx8 gene encoding type I-MYXAN CRISPR-associated protein Cmx8 has translation MAKKSSKQTSLLPETGVIILNYTLADLPSSQHRSGLAGLVLMVRWLHRFDVWKQDGAAICEIDNLSDRSVSLRINQLGLQALFNQVYEASWEEQERTQVLKNARTKEVIPYLREEEKDEVDKKGKPIKKKVFIYQVVVPKGAYIADADPEGDRGKWIKLWRDMLWSILRGVPATRLPYESRASGNYTDDADKIWKELLQPAEFTVDLPSTYYIGAQASNPENVPFKDRARYQFLLHFWVFAASIYVPAVINNEGKRDFVGYAIAVPDVANLKIFCDEFLGLLKERGKEVTGYRPRDAVVDLAVEGALDMMARLRDRVSRLETSIGDLVMGVDVIHVEKQGNNVRILGSTRLDPPEQEWIDKYREIRESLWHATFRRQRLLNLVSNKNWYIGFDSLLCTIPYELTMGNDYFCHDVRESFKCEVENMSEETEQSLNPDVAEYSCEKLVLRLVKSYVMSKLEGKYQLKWKEVQGTPKESEYREKKGKIAKSAFLEVRSRTENSDFINYFASTICSVSQRMNEDSFEKLTRDLYEDTDKVRTLTMLALSANS, from the coding sequence TTGGCTAAGAAAAGCTCTAAACAAACATCTCTATTACCAGAAACTGGAGTAATAATTCTGAACTATACATTGGCGGATTTGCCTTCTTCTCAGCATAGATCTGGTCTAGCAGGACTGGTTTTAATGGTGCGTTGGTTGCATCGCTTCGATGTGTGGAAACAAGATGGCGCTGCAATTTGTGAAATCGATAATTTAAGCGATCGCTCAGTCTCATTGCGTATTAATCAACTAGGCTTACAAGCTTTATTTAATCAGGTCTACGAGGCTAGTTGGGAAGAACAAGAACGGACTCAAGTTCTCAAAAATGCGCGTACTAAAGAAGTAATTCCTTATTTGCGTGAAGAAGAAAAAGATGAGGTAGATAAAAAGGGTAAACCCATCAAGAAAAAAGTCTTCATCTATCAAGTGGTTGTCCCAAAAGGTGCATACATAGCTGATGCCGATCCTGAAGGCGATCGCGGTAAGTGGATTAAACTATGGCGGGATATGCTCTGGAGCATTTTGCGGGGTGTCCCAGCTACGAGATTGCCTTATGAGTCAAGAGCCAGTGGGAACTATACCGATGATGCTGACAAAATCTGGAAAGAGCTACTACAACCTGCTGAATTTACAGTAGATCTGCCTAGTACCTATTACATTGGAGCGCAAGCTAGTAACCCTGAAAATGTGCCATTTAAGGATCGGGCAAGGTATCAATTTCTTTTACATTTTTGGGTGTTTGCCGCGTCTATCTATGTGCCAGCCGTAATTAACAACGAAGGCAAGCGCGATTTTGTGGGCTATGCGATCGCCGTGCCTGATGTTGCAAACCTCAAAATATTCTGTGATGAATTTCTCGGACTATTAAAAGAACGTGGGAAGGAAGTTACTGGCTATCGTCCCCGCGATGCTGTGGTCGATCTTGCAGTAGAAGGGGCGCTAGATATGATGGCTAGATTACGTGATCGTGTTTCTAGATTAGAAACTAGCATTGGTGATTTAGTTATGGGTGTAGATGTTATCCATGTTGAGAAACAAGGAAACAATGTACGGATTCTCGGATCGACTAGACTCGATCCGCCTGAACAGGAGTGGATTGATAAGTATCGCGAAATCCGAGAAAGCCTATGGCACGCTACATTTCGCCGTCAAAGATTACTTAATCTGGTGAGTAACAAAAACTGGTACATAGGCTTTGATTCGCTACTATGTACCATCCCCTATGAACTGACGATGGGAAATGATTATTTCTGTCATGATGTTCGCGAATCTTTTAAATGTGAGGTAGAAAATATGTCTGAAGAAACTGAACAAAGTCTCAATCCTGATGTTGCCGAATATTCTTGTGAGAAGCTAGTTTTGCGATTGGTCAAGTCCTATGTAATGAGCAAACTTGAAGGCAAATATCAACTCAAATGGAAAGAAGTTCAGGGAACACCGAAAGAAAGTGAATATCGCGAGAAAAAAGGCAAGATTGCCAAGTCTGCTTTTCTGGAAGTTCGCAGCCGTACTGAAAATTCTGATTTTATCAACTACTTTGCGTCAACCATCTGTTCTGTATCTCAGCGCATGAATGAGGATAGTTTTGAGAAACTCACTCGTGATCTCTATGAAGATACAGACAAGGTGCGTACCTTGACCATGCTTGCTCTGTCCGCTAACAGCTAA
- the cas3 gene encoding CRISPR-associated helicase Cas3' codes for MANLPEQLLAKSKRGDRIVTLQEHLSDTENSARQIFRLDGRWGQNWCRFFKLASEEEQQKFLLNLRVAALFHDIGKANEEFYKAVSGGFDQTFRHEHISALILHLPQVRSWLNHQPLDVEVITAAVLSHHLKAEEKGDRQWGSPNKGSRNKPVQLYLLHDEVKNILQEIAEIADLNAPPELPFSTFSQDVIWGKAWKEGMTTAKNLMRGITDKRRSLLLSVKTGLIISDAAASGLVRENKNIDEWIEDVVHSAAIVSQDITNSILQKRFNQIEARTNEPFKLHNFQTLAAEQGSRVLLLAACGAGKTLAAWKWAEEQVKHFKVGKVIFLYPTRGTATEGFKDYVSWAPEADAALVTGTAKYELEAMADNPPDSMKEKDFTTDDRLFSLGFWSRRYFSATVDQFLGFLEHSYGGICLLPALADSVLIIDEIHSFDLKMFDSLIAFLKHFDIPVLCMTATLPPSRRKQLIDLGLQVYPTESDRESLQDLEIKETHPRYQLQPVTGFDDAFTKAVDAYRQGERVLWVVNTVDRCLAISKKLADELNVEVLTYHSRFRLSDRQTVHGNTVKAFAFQKDGDRKPAIAVTTQVCEMSLDLDADVLITEYAPISSLVQRFGRANRHLARGDDFRATLHIYKPPKDLPYDRQELGTAEKFINELGSGDISQKRLAEALEKFANEERKADGLPSFFTSGYFAIAGSFRDTDEYAVPCILDRDLEKVKESMESRPRKPHDGFIINVPRKGANLSDNKPSWLPKYLGVAQWEGNYNVRSGFSTKNLEEVDLG; via the coding sequence ATGGCAAACTTACCAGAGCAACTATTAGCAAAAAGTAAACGAGGTGATCGCATTGTTACTTTGCAAGAGCATCTATCCGACACAGAAAACTCGGCTCGTCAAATCTTTCGTTTAGATGGGCGTTGGGGACAAAATTGGTGTCGTTTTTTTAAGCTTGCTAGTGAGGAGGAGCAACAAAAATTTCTTTTGAATTTGCGTGTTGCAGCGTTGTTTCACGACATCGGCAAGGCAAATGAAGAATTTTATAAGGCAGTATCAGGAGGATTTGATCAGACTTTTAGACACGAACATATCAGCGCTTTGATACTGCATTTGCCTCAAGTCCGCTCTTGGTTAAACCACCAACCTCTTGATGTTGAAGTTATTACGGCAGCAGTGCTATCACACCATCTTAAAGCTGAAGAAAAAGGAGATCGGCAATGGGGAAGCCCAAATAAAGGAAGCCGTAATAAACCAGTTCAACTCTATCTTCTCCATGATGAGGTCAAAAACATTCTGCAAGAAATTGCCGAAATAGCTGATCTTAATGCTCCCCCAGAACTACCGTTTTCTACTTTTTCCCAAGATGTTATTTGGGGCAAAGCGTGGAAGGAAGGTATGACAACAGCCAAGAACTTGATGCGGGGAATAACAGACAAAAGAAGAAGCTTACTTTTGTCTGTAAAAACAGGGCTAATCATCTCTGATGCGGCGGCTTCAGGTTTGGTTAGAGAGAATAAAAATATTGATGAATGGATTGAAGATGTTGTGCATAGCGCAGCGATCGTTAGTCAGGACATCACCAATAGTATTCTCCAAAAACGCTTCAATCAAATTGAGGCAAGAACTAACGAGCCTTTTAAATTACATAACTTTCAGACATTAGCAGCAGAGCAAGGATCGCGGGTTTTGCTTTTAGCGGCTTGTGGTGCAGGTAAAACTCTTGCGGCTTGGAAATGGGCGGAGGAACAAGTTAAGCATTTTAAAGTTGGAAAGGTGATCTTTCTATACCCCACACGAGGCACTGCTACAGAGGGATTTAAAGATTATGTCAGTTGGGCACCTGAAGCAGATGCAGCATTAGTGACGGGAACAGCAAAATACGAATTAGAGGCTATGGCAGATAATCCGCCCGACTCTATGAAAGAAAAAGACTTTACAACTGACGATCGCTTATTTTCTCTTGGCTTTTGGTCGCGGCGATATTTTAGCGCGACGGTCGATCAATTTTTGGGATTCTTGGAGCATAGCTATGGTGGAATATGCCTTTTACCAGCTTTGGCTGACAGCGTTTTGATTATTGACGAAATTCATAGCTTTGACTTGAAGATGTTTGATAGTTTGATCGCTTTTCTAAAACATTTTGATATCCCTGTCCTGTGTATGACAGCGACATTACCTCCATCGCGGCGCAAACAACTTATAGATTTAGGTTTACAGGTTTATCCAACAGAAAGTGACCGCGAAAGTCTGCAAGACCTTGAAATCAAAGAAACCCATCCACGTTATCAACTTCAACCTGTGACTGGTTTTGATGATGCTTTTACAAAAGCTGTTGATGCCTACAGACAAGGTGAAAGAGTCTTATGGGTGGTGAATACAGTTGATCGCTGTTTAGCAATTTCTAAGAAGCTTGCTGATGAGCTAAATGTGGAGGTTTTGACCTATCACAGTCGTTTTCGGTTGAGCGATCGCCAAACAGTTCACGGAAATACGGTCAAGGCTTTTGCTTTTCAAAAGGATGGAGATCGTAAACCAGCGATCGCTGTAACTACACAGGTATGTGAAATGTCTCTCGATTTGGATGCTGATGTTTTGATTACTGAATATGCCCCAATATCTTCGCTAGTTCAGCGTTTCGGTCGTGCAAACCGCCATTTGGCAAGAGGTGACGACTTTAGGGCTACCTTGCATATTTACAAGCCGCCGAAAGATTTACCCTACGATCGCCAAGAATTAGGTACAGCCGAAAAGTTTATCAATGAGTTAGGTAGTGGTGATATTAGTCAAAAGCGCTTAGCGGAAGCTTTGGAAAAGTTTGCTAATGAGGAGCGAAAGGCGGATGGACTGCCATCATTTTTTACAAGTGGGTATTTTGCTATAGCAGGGAGCTTTCGTGATACCGATGAATATGCTGTGCCTTGTATTCTTGATCGCGATCTAGAAAAGGTCAAAGAAAGTATGGAATCTAGACCTAGGAAACCCCATGATGGTTTCATTATCAATGTTCCTCGAAAGGGAGCAAACCTATCTGATAACAAACCGAGTTGGCTGCCTAAATACTTAGGTGTTGCTCAGTGGGAAGGTAATTATAATGTGCGATCGGGATTTTCTACAAAAAACTTGGAGGAGGTGGATCTTGGCTAA
- the cas6 gene encoding type I-MYXAN CRISPR-associated protein Cas6/Cmx6, which translates to MLATQTEIDNELVNQIYVELSFSITGQSLPADHGYGLYSAIAHLAPQVHEQDGLSILTIAGIPDRQGKIFLTERSHLRIRLPYECMPMVYHLAGKQLSIGSHSIRLGIPQIYMLRPADRLRARIVTIKNHQEPESFLEAARLQLEALGIVGDAIVPLDVEGNPDRKTIKIKTYSVVGFGLEVSGLSEEDSVKLQILGLGGKHRMGCGVFVPMKEI; encoded by the coding sequence ATGCTAGCTACTCAAACAGAAATAGACAATGAATTAGTAAATCAGATTTATGTAGAGCTTAGCTTTAGCATTACGGGGCAATCATTACCAGCAGATCATGGTTATGGTTTGTATAGCGCGATCGCTCATCTAGCACCTCAAGTTCATGAGCAAGACGGCTTGAGTATTCTGACAATCGCAGGAATTCCAGATCGACAAGGCAAGATCTTTTTGACGGAGCGATCGCATTTGCGAATTCGATTGCCCTATGAATGTATGCCGATGGTCTATCACCTAGCGGGTAAACAGTTAAGTATCGGATCTCATTCGATAAGGTTGGGGATTCCTCAGATTTATATGTTGCGTCCTGCGGATCGTTTACGTGCCCGAATTGTGACGATCAAAAATCATCAAGAACCTGAAAGTTTTTTGGAGGCGGCTCGGTTGCAGTTAGAAGCCTTGGGCATTGTGGGAGATGCGATCGTGCCTTTGGATGTTGAGGGTAACCCAGATCGTAAGACGATCAAGATTAAGACTTATTCTGTAGTGGGCTTTGGGCTTGAGGTTTCGGGTTTGAGTGAGGAGGACTCAGTTAAGTTACAAATTTTGGGATTGGGTGGTAAGCACCGTATGGGTTGTGGCGTATTTGTTCCAATGAAGGAGATTTAA